The Alicyclobacillus macrosporangiidus CPP55 genome segment AATCCGTAGTCCAACAGGAATGGGCCGGGGAATTGTCGAATGATATCCATCATCCCGTCTGGACGCACTCCGTGCGCGTAGAGGGCCGCGACGAGAGAACCTGCGCTCGTCCCGGCGACGCAGTCAGGGCGGATGCCCATCGCTTCGAGCGCCTGCAGGACTCCCACGTGAGCAGCGGCCTTCAGGGTGCCACCGCTGAGGGCCAATCCCAAGGGACGTAAGGGCGTGAGGCCAGACAAGGGAAACACCTCCCGCGGGCTGAGGTCCGTTTGTGGCGATGACATCATGTACGGGCATGGGAGGCCACCAATGGACGAATTTTTGCAATTCGCCCGGCAGTTGGAACGGTTGACCGGGATCGACCTGACGCTGTACAAGCGGCCGCAGATGGAGCGGCGGTTGACGGCGCTGCGTGAAAAACGCGGGTATCGCCGTTTTCAGGACTACTTCCGCGCATTGGCGGCGCAGCCGGAGATTCTGGACGAACTGTTGGACAAGATGACCATCAATGTGTCCGAGTTCCTGCGCAATCCCGAGCGTTGGCACGCGCTGATGCAACATCTTCCCGAGGTGGCGGGCCGTAGTCTTCGGGCCTGGAGCGCGGCGTGCGCGAGCGGTGAAGAACCTTACACCCTGGCCCTGTTGCTGGAAGAACGCGGCGGTACGCGATATGACATCTTGGCGACGGATATTGATCGGTCTGTACTCGCCCGGGCGGAGCAGGGTTATTATAAGGAGCATCAGGTCCGCACCCTGCCGGCGGAATGGCTGGAGCGGTACTTCCGGCGCGACGGGGATGCATACATCGTGTCGCCCCGCCTTCGGCGGCATGTCCGTTTCATGCAGCACAATCTGCTCGCCGATCCGTATCCCGGATCGCTGGATCTCATCATATGCCGGAATGTGCTGATCTATTTCACGGACGAGGCCAAACGGCGGGTGATAGAGGGATTTTCCGAGTCGCTCGCCCCGGGCGGCATTCTGTTTGTCGGGAGCACAGAGCAGTTCATCGGCGGGGAACGGTTTGGGTTGTCCAGTGTGGGACCCTTTCTGTATCAAAAACGGGGTTGATCCGCGAGAGGGGGCGTTGGCATGGGCGCTGGCCGCAGGCTGAGTTTCGGGCTGCTGCTCTGGTGCACCGCAGTGGGCATCGCACTGTGCACGGGTTGCGGAACCCGGTCCAGCGCCGGGATCACGGACGCCGACCGGAGCGGGCGATTCGCAGAAGCGGTGCAGCTCTACCAGAACGGGTGCAACTCCTGCCACGGGAACGACCTGCAGGGCGGTGTCGGTCCGAGTTTGGCCCATGTCGGTTCCAGGCTGAGCGAGGCCGAGATCGCCCGGCGCATCGCCGAGGGCGGCGGGCCGATGCCCGCCTATGGACCGGGTGGGCAGGCCATCCTCAGCCAATCCCAGATCAACCTGTTGGCGGCCTGGTTGTCCACAAAGAGATAGGGTGGAAGACCCCAGAAGCCTTCCACCAACTGCGTGCTTGCCGTCAACAAGTGGCGACTGGTGGTGCCGCGGCGATGCCACCGTACGGAACCAGCAGGATGAACAGCACGAAGATGATCAGGAACACGACGGCCCACCGGGTGTAACCGCCGAACACGCCATCGACCATATCGAGGTCCCTCCTTGCATACAATGGGTGACTACGTCAACAGCACATGTGGTGTGCGGCGGATTGGGCCGGGCGTTTGTGCCATGGGCGAAAAAATGGGCTGCCCGCCCGCGGGCGGCGGGGAGGAGATGCTGTGAGAATCGGGTTCTTGGGGCCTCGGGGGACGTTCACGGAGGAGGCGGCGACCCGGTATTATCAAGGCCATGACGTGGTTCTGACCCCTTTTCCGTCCATTGTCGCGGTGATGGACGCGGTGCTGGACGGGCGGGTCGACCGCGGGGTGGTGCCGATCGAGAATTCCATCGAAGGATCCGTGACCTTGACGCTGGACGGACTGCTTGAAAATCCGGATCTGTTCGTCGAGGGCGGG includes the following:
- a CDS encoding CheR family methyltransferase; the protein is MDEFLQFARQLERLTGIDLTLYKRPQMERRLTALREKRGYRRFQDYFRALAAQPEILDELLDKMTINVSEFLRNPERWHALMQHLPEVAGRSLRAWSAACASGEEPYTLALLLEERGGTRYDILATDIDRSVLARAEQGYYKEHQVRTLPAEWLERYFRRDGDAYIVSPRLRRHVRFMQHNLLADPYPGSLDLIICRNVLIYFTDEAKRRVIEGFSESLAPGGILFVGSTEQFIGGERFGLSSVGPFLYQKRG
- a CDS encoding c-type cytochrome, yielding MGAGRRLSFGLLLWCTAVGIALCTGCGTRSSAGITDADRSGRFAEAVQLYQNGCNSCHGNDLQGGVGPSLAHVGSRLSEAEIARRIAEGGGPMPAYGPGGQAILSQSQINLLAAWLSTKR